A single genomic interval of Koleobacter methoxysyntrophicus harbors:
- a CDS encoding MBL fold metallo-hydrolase gives MDKVLNNIGEVDGLKITVLMDDYAGYENPYLAQHGLSFFIEVKGERMAKTILLDTGQSAEAVLYNMGLLGISPKSIDMVYISHCHYDHTRGLAGILKEIGRDTPVIAHPGLFRENYRLENSLKNIGIANEKEKILQNGGCPVLVKEPFEIVTGVISTGEVERVTDFEGKGIGTYNLVDGKFVPDEIIDDMSIAVNMREKGLFIITGCSHAGIINIVRHTVNITGIKKVYGIMGGLHLIDASKERISRTIEGLSEFGVEIISAGHCTGLEALARLSEEYGDRFLHFKVGTKIEII, from the coding sequence TTGGATAAGGTTTTAAACAATATCGGGGAAGTTGACGGCCTGAAAATAACCGTCTTGATGGACGATTATGCCGGCTATGAAAACCCCTACCTTGCCCAGCACGGTTTATCTTTTTTCATTGAAGTAAAAGGGGAACGGATGGCAAAAACCATCCTTCTTGATACAGGGCAATCGGCAGAAGCGGTCCTGTATAACATGGGCCTGCTCGGGATATCTCCTAAATCAATAGATATGGTATACATATCCCACTGCCACTACGACCATACCAGAGGACTGGCAGGGATTCTCAAGGAAATCGGTCGGGACACCCCCGTAATCGCCCACCCCGGCCTTTTCAGGGAAAATTACAGGCTGGAAAACTCATTGAAGAATATAGGAATTGCTAATGAAAAGGAAAAAATCCTGCAAAACGGAGGCTGTCCCGTTCTGGTTAAGGAACCCTTTGAAATAGTTACCGGAGTAATATCAACAGGGGAAGTGGAAAGGGTTACGGATTTCGAAGGGAAGGGAATAGGTACATATAATCTGGTCGACGGGAAATTTGTACCCGATGAAATAATCGATGATATGTCAATAGCCGTTAATATGAGGGAAAAAGGGCTCTTTATTATCACAGGATGCAGCCACGCCGGGATAATTAACATAGTAAGGCATACCGTAAACATAACAGGCATAAAAAAGGTTTACGGAATTATGGGGGGGCTCCATCTGATCGATGCTTCAAAGGAAAGGATATCAAGAACAATTGAAGGGCTTTCTGAATTTGGCGTTGAGATAATATCGGCAGGCCACTGCACCGGTTTAGAAGCCCTGGCCAGACTATCCGAAGAATATGGTGATAGGTTTCTCCATTTTAAGGTAGGCACAAAGATTGAAATCATTTAG
- the trpS gene encoding tryptophan--tRNA ligase, producing the protein MKRVFSGIQPTGILTLGNYLGAMKQWVALQETHDCFYCVVNLHAMTVMPDAEELRENTLSVAAMLVAAGLDPDKVTLFVQSDVAEHAELGWLLQCMATFGELSRMTQFKEKSREKEVITGGLFSYPALMAADILLYNTHLVPVGEDQRQHLELTRDIAQRFNNRYGGLFTLPEPFIPEVGGRIMSLDDPEKKMSKSNPNPNSYIGLLDPPDTIRQKIMRAVTDSGREIYYDPENKGAVSNLLTIYSLCSGKTIEALEKDYEGRGYGEFKKDLAEVVVECLKPIQARYNELKESGNINEILKKGAGKARAVAAPMMDKVRELMGLKV; encoded by the coding sequence ATGAAAAGAGTGTTTTCCGGAATCCAGCCTACGGGGATATTGACCCTCGGGAATTACCTGGGAGCGATGAAACAATGGGTAGCCCTTCAGGAAACCCATGATTGTTTTTACTGTGTAGTTAACCTCCATGCAATGACGGTGATGCCCGATGCAGAAGAACTGAGGGAAAACACCCTGAGTGTTGCTGCAATGCTGGTAGCCGCAGGTCTTGACCCGGATAAGGTAACACTTTTTGTGCAGTCCGATGTAGCAGAACATGCCGAACTGGGGTGGCTTTTGCAGTGCATGGCAACCTTCGGGGAATTGAGCAGAATGACCCAGTTCAAAGAGAAATCCAGGGAAAAGGAAGTAATTACGGGGGGCCTGTTTTCATACCCGGCCCTGATGGCAGCGGACATCCTCCTGTATAATACCCATTTAGTACCTGTCGGAGAGGACCAGAGGCAACACCTTGAACTTACCAGGGATATTGCACAGAGGTTTAACAACCGATACGGAGGGCTTTTTACACTTCCCGAGCCTTTTATACCAGAAGTGGGAGGGCGAATCATGTCCCTTGATGACCCCGAGAAGAAGATGAGTAAAAGCAATCCCAATCCTAACAGCTACATCGGCCTCCTAGACCCGCCCGATACCATAAGACAGAAGATAATGCGGGCAGTTACCGACTCAGGGAGGGAAATATATTATGACCCTGAAAATAAAGGGGCAGTAAGCAACCTGCTTACAATATATTCGCTGTGCTCCGGCAAAACCATCGAAGCCCTTGAAAAGGACTACGAAGGCAGGGGTTACGGCGAATTCAAAAAGGACCTTGCTGAAGTCGTGGTTGAGTGCCTGAAACCCATCCAGGCCCGGTATAACGAGCTTAAAGAGTCGGGTAATATTAATGAAATATTGAAAAAGGGAGCCGGTAAAGCAAGGGCCGTTGCAGCACCTATGATGGACAAAGTAAGGGAACTGATGGGCCTTAAGGTATAA
- a CDS encoding acyl-CoA dehydratase activase, whose amino-acid sequence MTGYVCKYTPVEIIRAFDEGVCRIEPKVKSVEKAMSLTHPNMCSFMKGALEEIIRENINEIILVNCCDSIRRLYDILRGKVKFIHIIDLPRKITGSAYSLFYRELLHFIGAYEAYKGKKFDLNKFKKVLAEHKMENACKGKCVAVFGGRLNDGVIENIKRRCNLDVVNLTCTGISRPSKVGQEGDLIFSYAKALLNLPPCMRMAEDRSKLLDDLNLKGVIYNTVKFCDFYSFEYTSLKKTSNIPILKIETDYSDSNSGQVLTRIDAFLESLGVKRAIAHPVKSGYFAGIDSGSTSTNVVIIDENKNIISYSTVPTGARALGSAREAYRIALKKAGLKEEDIAYAVSTGYGRINIPFSNESVTEITCHGRGAFYLDKGVRTVIDIGGQDSKVIRLDDAGNVVDFVMNDKCSAGTGRFLEVMSRALEVSIEDMARAVTDFQEDIVITSMCTVFAESEVISLIARNKDRNDIIRGIHQSVASRAVSLLDRVGRSGKYMMTGGVAKNKGVVCEIEARICEKIIIPFEPQIVGALGAAVIAAEKRQE is encoded by the coding sequence ATGACAGGATATGTATGCAAATATACTCCCGTTGAAATAATCAGGGCTTTCGATGAGGGAGTTTGCAGGATAGAGCCAAAGGTAAAGTCCGTTGAAAAGGCGATGAGTTTAACCCATCCCAACATGTGCAGCTTTATGAAGGGGGCTTTAGAGGAGATAATTAGAGAAAATATAAACGAAATAATCCTGGTAAATTGCTGTGACAGCATAAGAAGACTATACGATATATTAAGGGGGAAAGTAAAATTTATACATATCATTGACCTGCCCAGAAAAATAACAGGAAGCGCTTACAGTCTTTTTTACAGGGAACTCCTTCATTTCATAGGGGCTTATGAGGCCTATAAGGGCAAAAAGTTTGACCTTAATAAGTTTAAAAAGGTCTTAGCAGAGCATAAAATGGAAAATGCTTGCAAGGGCAAATGCGTTGCGGTTTTTGGGGGTAGATTAAACGATGGGGTTATAGAAAACATAAAGAGAAGATGTAATCTAGATGTGGTAAATTTGACATGCACTGGCATAAGCAGGCCTTCAAAGGTTGGACAGGAGGGCGACTTGATTTTCAGCTACGCAAAAGCGCTTTTAAATTTACCCCCATGCATGAGGATGGCGGAGGACAGGTCGAAGCTTTTAGATGACCTTAATTTAAAGGGAGTAATATATAATACAGTTAAATTCTGCGATTTTTATTCCTTCGAGTACACATCGCTAAAAAAGACTTCAAATATTCCCATCTTAAAAATAGAAACCGACTATTCGGATTCAAACAGCGGGCAGGTACTGACCAGAATAGATGCCTTTTTAGAATCCCTTGGCGTCAAAAGGGCCATTGCACACCCTGTAAAAAGCGGCTATTTTGCCGGCATAGACAGTGGGTCCACTTCTACCAATGTGGTGATAATAGATGAGAATAAAAATATAATCTCCTATTCAACCGTGCCTACCGGTGCAAGGGCGCTGGGCAGCGCCCGGGAAGCTTACCGTATAGCTCTTAAAAAGGCCGGGTTAAAAGAAGAAGATATTGCTTATGCCGTTTCGACAGGATATGGGAGGATAAACATTCCTTTTTCAAACGAATCCGTTACCGAGATAACCTGCCACGGCAGAGGTGCTTTCTATTTAGATAAGGGTGTAAGAACTGTAATCGACATCGGGGGGCAGGACAGCAAGGTAATAAGGCTGGATGATGCCGGAAATGTTGTAGACTTCGTGATGAACGACAAGTGCTCGGCGGGGACCGGCAGGTTTCTGGAAGTAATGTCCAGGGCACTGGAGGTCTCCATTGAAGATATGGCAAGAGCTGTTACGGATTTTCAAGAGGATATCGTAATTACAAGCATGTGTACAGTTTTTGCGGAGTCGGAGGTAATTTCCCTGATTGCCCGGAATAAAGACAGGAATGATATTATAAGAGGAATCCACCAGTCGGTAGCATCAAGGGCAGTTTCACTTTTAGATAGGGTAGGAAGGAGCGGCAAATACATGATGACAGGAGGAGTTGCCAAAAACAAGGGGGTTGTATGCGAAATCGAAGCCCGGATTTGTGAAAAAATCATAATCCCCTTTGAGCCTCAAATAGTAGGTGCATTAGGTGCTGCCGTAATTGCTGCAGAGAAAAGACAGGAATGA
- a CDS encoding 2-hydroxyacyl-CoA dehydratase subunit D, which produces MDLIRTYSHIIRKNLDNPERAFKFIKFGLDAALKYVSLFPDRRLPQALGFLNKICLKNIKEPLCHPENSIWVNIFAPTEFLHAMDIYPLFIEAYSSFMSGFLIEGNLIDRAESSGISNTLCSFHKVFIGSGEFNILKKPKMAITTSMACDANINTFRYMAGKYNIPLYIIDVPYEYNRDSLEYVKKQLKEMAVLIEEVFDRKLDIDKLREIVIRENQTKTLINEYIENLRQRCLNSTMSFELYMLFTSHVFIGREDTLNFYKMLAEDIKRAPLRSGGGIFFIHLPPMFEVSFKERFNFSRDFHLLGCDLNYDFLEEVEYREPFEGIAKKLILNAYNGSIERRIEALSNIIDRIEPDGIIQFCHWGCKQSIGCTGMFKDYLKEKNIPFLAVDGDVIDRRNNQHGQAKTRLEAFLEIVKRR; this is translated from the coding sequence ATGGACTTGATAAGAACTTACAGCCACATCATAAGGAAAAATCTCGATAACCCTGAAAGGGCTTTTAAGTTTATAAAATTTGGTCTTGATGCAGCACTCAAGTATGTAAGCCTTTTCCCCGACAGGAGGCTTCCACAAGCCCTGGGTTTTTTAAACAAAATATGCCTGAAAAACATTAAGGAGCCCTTATGCCACCCGGAAAACTCCATTTGGGTCAATATTTTTGCCCCCACCGAATTCCTGCACGCCATGGATATATACCCACTCTTTATTGAAGCCTATTCTTCCTTTATGTCAGGGTTTTTAATCGAGGGCAATCTCATTGACAGAGCAGAATCTTCCGGTATATCAAATACCCTCTGCAGTTTCCACAAGGTGTTTATAGGTTCGGGGGAATTTAATATTTTGAAAAAACCCAAAATGGCCATAACCACTTCTATGGCCTGTGACGCAAATATAAACACCTTCAGGTACATGGCTGGAAAATACAATATCCCCCTTTACATAATTGATGTTCCCTATGAGTATAATCGGGATTCCCTAGAATATGTGAAAAAGCAGCTTAAAGAAATGGCGGTTTTAATCGAAGAAGTTTTTGACAGGAAACTGGATATAGACAAATTAAGGGAAATAGTAATCCGGGAAAATCAGACGAAAACATTGATAAACGAGTATATTGAAAATTTAAGACAAAGGTGTCTAAATTCAACCATGTCCTTTGAATTGTATATGTTGTTCACTTCCCATGTTTTTATAGGTCGGGAAGATACGCTCAATTTTTATAAAATGCTGGCTGAAGATATAAAGAGAGCGCCTTTGAGAAGCGGCGGGGGGATATTTTTTATCCACCTGCCGCCCATGTTTGAAGTGAGCTTCAAAGAACGCTTTAACTTCAGCAGAGATTTCCACCTCCTCGGGTGCGACTTAAATTATGACTTTCTGGAGGAAGTGGAATATCGGGAACCTTTTGAAGGCATTGCAAAAAAGCTGATTTTAAATGCATACAACGGCAGTATTGAAAGGAGGATTGAAGCCCTTTCAAATATAATCGACAGGATAGAACCCGACGGCATAATCCAGTTCTGCCACTGGGGCTGCAAACAGTCTATCGGATGCACTGGCATGTTTAAAGATTATCTAAAAGAAAAAAATATTCCTTTCCTGGCCGTTGACGGTGATGTAATAGACAGGAGAAACAATCAGCATGGCCAGGCAAAGACAAGGCTTGAAGCTTTTTTAGAAATAGTAAAGAGAAGGTGA
- the ubiB gene encoding 2-polyprenylphenol 6-hydroxylase — protein sequence MIFKQFNSTYQHAQRFRQIVNIVIKYGFGYIMEKIGIISILQKGKISKNQFYKEKTLTTPQKIVLMLEELGPTFIKLGQILSTRPDIVPGEYIIELKKLQDNVPGFDYEKAKEQIESEFKCSMEDIFLKFEKQPIAAASIGQVHRAVFKTGQDVVVKVQRPDIDRLINTDLEILIHLARLLEKHIPESRIYDPVGIVEEFADAIRKELDFTREGWNIERFYRNFEGDETIYVPKVYWDATTQKVLTIEYINGVKVNQFDKISELGLDRKEIAENGARLMMKQIFIHGFFHGDPHPGNIFICPDGKISFIDFGMMGRINEFTKHKMADLIIGVINRDSEKIIKTFLDIGLVSKDIELGKFQLDIEDMVEHYYGKALKQIKISKLINELLAIAVKYKIKLPSNFTLLCKSVLTIEGIGRDLDPDFDIIKVAKPFIKKLLQERYRPQYLINTILKNLTELNQALLVIPKILNEMFQKIKADSIKIDFEYKGLEKVVFELHRMINRLVFSMIVASIIIGSSLIILANVSPKLYNLPILGIVGFTVAGLLGMGLVISILRSGRM from the coding sequence TTGATTTTTAAGCAGTTTAATTCTACTTACCAACACGCTCAGAGGTTCAGGCAGATTGTTAATATTGTTATAAAATACGGATTTGGATATATTATGGAGAAGATTGGAATTATAAGCATATTGCAGAAGGGGAAAATCTCAAAAAATCAATTTTATAAAGAAAAAACGTTAACAACTCCTCAAAAAATAGTATTAATGTTAGAAGAGCTGGGGCCGACATTTATAAAACTCGGTCAAATTCTCAGCACAAGACCTGACATTGTTCCTGGTGAATATATTATAGAACTAAAAAAATTACAGGATAATGTTCCGGGGTTTGACTATGAAAAAGCAAAAGAACAAATTGAGAGTGAATTTAAATGCAGTATGGAGGATATCTTTTTAAAGTTTGAAAAACAGCCTATTGCTGCAGCTTCTATCGGTCAGGTACACAGAGCGGTATTCAAGACCGGACAGGATGTTGTTGTTAAAGTTCAGCGGCCTGATATAGATAGATTAATTAACACGGACCTTGAAATTCTTATTCATCTGGCGAGGCTTCTAGAAAAACACATTCCAGAAAGTCGCATATATGACCCTGTAGGGATAGTGGAAGAGTTTGCCGACGCAATTCGCAAAGAGCTTGATTTTACAAGGGAAGGTTGGAATATCGAGAGGTTTTACCGGAATTTTGAAGGAGATGAAACAATATACGTCCCGAAGGTTTATTGGGACGCAACTACCCAAAAGGTCCTTACAATAGAATATATAAATGGTGTAAAAGTAAATCAGTTTGATAAAATTTCAGAATTAGGATTGGACAGGAAGGAAATAGCAGAAAATGGCGCGAGATTAATGATGAAGCAAATTTTCATTCACGGTTTTTTTCATGGAGATCCTCACCCCGGGAACATATTTATATGCCCTGATGGGAAGATAAGTTTTATTGATTTTGGAATGATGGGCAGAATTAACGAATTTACAAAACACAAGATGGCAGATTTGATTATCGGTGTGATAAATAGGGATTCAGAAAAAATCATCAAAACATTTTTAGATATTGGGCTTGTTAGTAAAGATATTGAACTTGGAAAATTTCAACTGGATATTGAAGATATGGTGGAACATTACTATGGTAAGGCTTTAAAGCAAATAAAAATATCTAAATTAATTAATGAATTACTGGCTATTGCCGTAAAATATAAAATCAAATTACCTTCTAATTTTACCCTTTTATGCAAAAGCGTTTTAACTATTGAAGGAATCGGTAGAGATCTTGATCCGGATTTTGATATTATTAAAGTAGCAAAGCCATTTATTAAAAAACTGCTACAGGAACGTTACAGACCTCAATATTTAATAAATACAATACTTAAAAACCTTACAGAGCTGAATCAGGCCTTATTGGTAATTCCTAAAATTTTAAATGAGATGTTTCAAAAAATTAAAGCTGACAGTATAAAAATAGATTTCGAATATAAAGGGCTGGAAAAGGTGGTTTTTGAATTACACAGAATGATAAATCGACTGGTGTTTAGTATGATTGTAGCATCAATAATTATCGGATCATCCCTGATAATTCTGGCAAATGTCAGCCCGAAACTATATAACTTGCCAATATTAGGGATAGTTGGTTTTACTGTGGCTGGGCTACTTGGAATGGGTCTGGTGATTTCTATCTTGCGCTCTGGTAGAATGTAA
- a CDS encoding lysophospholipid acyltransferase family protein, with product MSLIILKLVFRLKITGSENMPKTGPFIIVANHSSLLDGFVLVSSVKHKITFMSAAYLFKMPYIGIFFRGIGAIPVQNKKNDINSIKQAIKILQAGGVLGIFPEGGINHQKNDFSPKAGAAYLAIKTGVPIIPVAIKGADKVLPAGIKFPRLNEIKVNIRKPIFCSKKINLNKEILKNTVKSYMKEIY from the coding sequence TTGAGTTTAATTATTTTAAAATTAGTTTTCAGACTTAAAATAACCGGTAGTGAGAATATGCCGAAAACTGGCCCTTTTATTATTGTGGCAAATCATTCAAGTTTATTAGATGGATTTGTCCTTGTATCATCTGTTAAACATAAAATAACCTTTATGTCTGCTGCATACCTTTTTAAAATGCCTTATATCGGCATTTTTTTCCGGGGAATTGGCGCCATTCCTGTTCAGAATAAAAAGAATGATATTAATTCTATAAAACAGGCCATAAAAATCCTACAGGCTGGTGGTGTTCTGGGAATCTTCCCTGAAGGAGGAATTAATCATCAAAAAAATGATTTTTCACCCAAAGCCGGGGCTGCATATCTTGCAATAAAGACAGGCGTTCCAATTATTCCAGTAGCAATCAAAGGGGCTGATAAGGTTTTACCAGCCGGAATAAAATTTCCCAGATTAAATGAAATTAAAGTAAATATTAGAAAACCAATTTTCTGTTCAAAAAAAATTAATCTAAACAAAGAAATTCTTAAAAATACAGTAAAATCTTACATGAAAGAAATATATTAA
- a CDS encoding patatin-like phospholipase family protein has product MSQCTNSPKIGLVLGSGGARGYAHLGVLKVLHEEGIHIDLIVGTSFGSIIGAAYAAGCDIYELEKIALEIRWIKLLKMVDIAPPKGIFAGNKLESFFSSLTRQKHFFELKVPLAVVTTDIKTGEEVLISKGSVSRAILASSALPGIFAPVKIDDRWLVDGSLVNPLPIQTAFDMGADMVIAVDVSSPIDNIGQLMALKKYLKIFSQNLYYQIPSANNIVSLGRIFNKFQCIIPAGFTIIGRALNILHNNQGKMAVIPDGGSVVIIKPRVENIRWCDFHHAQRCIELGIEAANHALHDIKI; this is encoded by the coding sequence ATGTCGCAATGCACTAATAGCCCCAAAATCGGGCTTGTCCTGGGAAGCGGAGGAGCACGCGGATATGCTCACCTAGGCGTACTTAAGGTTTTGCACGAAGAAGGTATACATATTGATCTTATTGTAGGAACGAGCTTTGGATCTATAATTGGTGCGGCATATGCTGCAGGATGCGATATCTATGAGTTAGAAAAAATAGCTCTTGAGATTAGATGGATAAAATTGTTAAAAATGGTGGATATTGCACCTCCGAAAGGAATATTTGCAGGGAACAAATTGGAGAGTTTTTTTTCCTCTCTTACACGACAAAAGCACTTCTTTGAATTAAAGGTTCCTTTAGCAGTAGTTACAACTGATATTAAAACAGGAGAAGAAGTCCTTATCAGTAAAGGGTCAGTATCTAGAGCAATATTAGCCAGTTCCGCACTCCCCGGTATTTTTGCACCGGTAAAGATAGATGATCGATGGCTGGTTGATGGTTCTCTCGTCAATCCTTTACCGATTCAAACAGCTTTTGATATGGGTGCTGATATGGTGATCGCTGTTGATGTTAGTTCGCCAATTGATAACATCGGTCAGTTAATGGCCTTAAAAAAATATCTCAAGATTTTCTCACAAAATTTATATTATCAAATACCTTCTGCGAACAATATTGTTTCCCTTGGCAGAATTTTTAATAAGTTTCAGTGTATCATCCCTGCAGGTTTTACTATTATCGGAAGGGCTCTTAATATTCTGCATAATAATCAGGGCAAAATGGCTGTCATTCCTGACGGCGGTAGTGTAGTTATTATCAAACCAAGAGTTGAAAATATCCGCTGGTGTGATTTCCACCATGCGCAGAGATGTATTGAGCTAGGTATAGAGGCTGCTAATCATGCTTTACATGATATTAAAATTTAA
- a CDS encoding radical SAM protein — MIDFAFAKKYVGEKILQETLNYLAKNPENNVPKLANLLKQIARNENHKEQIDALLQAYNENPNTKKYISRILTEINPHVRQRIVYNLGINNWLIGIPKQQQTTEELGVNIPNTILIDPTSACNLRCEGCWAGTHVKHDTLSYELVDRILTEAKELGIYWAVVSGGEPFLYPHLFKLAEKHNDMVFMVYTNGTLITDEVADRIVEVGNISPAISLEGWKERTDARRGEGVFDKVVGAMDRLHSRRALFGISLTMTRENYKEATSDEFIDFLIDKGAIYGWSFHYIPIGRNPNPDLMLTPDQRAYLVERVRYIRTHKPFMLMDFWNDGEYTEGCIAGGRRYFHIAPSGDVAPCAFVQFSTDNIKEKSLLDVLKSPLFAAFQKRQPFCENHLRPCPIIDTPDALKEIVAESGAHPLYPGADAVISKDTNTLLNERAAQWAQVSDTIWDKKLKNQKVVQ; from the coding sequence ATGATTGATTTTGCTTTTGCAAAAAAATACGTAGGTGAAAAAATCCTTCAAGAAACCTTAAACTACCTTGCTAAAAATCCCGAAAACAATGTTCCCAAACTTGCAAATTTATTGAAACAAATAGCGCGTAATGAAAATCACAAAGAGCAAATAGATGCACTTTTACAGGCATACAACGAAAATCCCAATACAAAAAAATACATAAGCCGAATTTTAACTGAGATTAATCCTCATGTTAGACAACGCATAGTATACAATCTTGGCATAAATAACTGGCTTATCGGAATTCCCAAGCAGCAGCAAACAACAGAAGAACTGGGTGTGAATATTCCAAACACAATTTTGATTGACCCTACAAGTGCGTGCAACCTGCGCTGTGAAGGTTGCTGGGCAGGCACTCACGTAAAACATGATACTTTATCATATGAACTGGTAGACAGAATATTGACCGAAGCTAAAGAGCTGGGAATATACTGGGCAGTTGTGTCAGGCGGAGAGCCATTTTTATATCCGCATTTATTTAAACTTGCCGAAAAACATAATGATATGGTATTCATGGTCTACACAAACGGCACTCTTATTACAGACGAGGTTGCCGATAGAATTGTTGAAGTAGGTAATATTTCACCAGCTATCAGTCTGGAGGGATGGAAAGAACGGACCGATGCCCGGCGTGGTGAAGGTGTGTTCGATAAGGTTGTAGGTGCTATGGATAGGCTTCACAGTCGCCGTGCTCTTTTCGGTATATCCCTTACAATGACCAGGGAAAACTACAAAGAAGCAACCAGTGATGAGTTTATTGATTTCTTAATTGATAAAGGAGCAATTTACGGATGGTCATTCCATTACATTCCTATCGGACGCAATCCGAATCCTGATCTAATGTTAACACCCGATCAAAGAGCGTATTTGGTCGAACGTGTGCGCTATATCAGAACCCATAAACCATTTATGCTGATGGATTTCTGGAATGACGGGGAGTATACCGAGGGTTGCATAGCAGGAGGACGGCGTTATTTCCATATCGCTCCTAGCGGGGATGTTGCACCATGTGCTTTTGTTCAGTTTTCTACCGATAATATCAAGGAGAAAAGTTTACTTGATGTTCTTAAATCGCCTTTGTTTGCTGCATTCCAGAAGAGACAGCCCTTCTGTGAAAATCATTTAAGGCCCTGTCCTATTATTGACACACCTGATGCTTTAAAAGAAATTGTCGCAGAGAGCGGGGCACATCCGCTATATCCCGGAGCAGATGCTGTAATTTCAAAAGACACCAATACTTTATTAAATGAAAGGGCTGCCCAATGGGCTCAGGTTTCCGATACCATCTGGGATAAAAAACTAAAAAACCAGAAAGTAGTTCAATAA
- a CDS encoding phasin family protein: MFDLTKKILYLGLGTLTFTREKAEQVVNELIKKGEVKQEEAANLVDDLVKRGQKEKENLKEIINHEVTKILAEMNIATKVDIKHLEDKIKLLEDKLQSE; the protein is encoded by the coding sequence ATGTTTGATTTGACAAAAAAAATTCTTTATCTCGGGTTAGGTACATTAACTTTTACTAGAGAAAAAGCAGAACAGGTGGTCAATGAATTAATCAAAAAAGGTGAAGTTAAGCAGGAAGAAGCTGCAAACCTGGTAGATGATCTGGTTAAGCGAGGTCAAAAAGAAAAGGAAAATTTGAAAGAAATTATCAACCATGAAGTAACTAAAATTCTTGCAGAAATGAATATCGCTACAAAAGTTGATATTAAACATCTTGAAGATAAAATAAAGCTTCTAGAAGATAAATTACAATCGGAATAA